The DNA sequence TTGTTTTCCATGTGGTTACATTTTTGTATGGATCCAAATTTTGCAATCTGTTAAGTGTTTGTATATTCACTTCTATCCTTTTTCCAGTTTATTCGTCGACATCCTTAAATATTTTGTGGTCAACTATTCTGATTTTTTTACTGTAGGTTGATTTGGAGAGAATATCAAAAGATACTCATGGGTATGTTGGTGCCGACCTTGCTGCTCTTTGCACTGAAGCTGCTCATACTGAGAGAGTGGTTAAAGGCAAAGTCTTGGTGTTCAATTTTACTGATGTGGGAAAACTTCCCCATCATGTTCTTAACGGCGAGAGAGCCGTTGTGCTATTCTTCATCGCTCATATACTCTTCtctctccctttctctctcttaCTCTCCCATGGTGTCCCTCTTTCTTTCCTCGCCCTTGCAGCCTCCTTCATTGAGATTAGCTATGACGCTGCCGCTTCTTCCTCTTCCCTCTTCCGCACCAGGTACCTACCTGTTTCTATTCAATTTCTCGATTTCATCCAAATTCTAGCGATTCTCCgttgtttttttttctccttccaCCGAATTCTCGTGAATTCGTTTCAGACGCGGTGCTTCTTCCGGAATCCTCCTCGGCGCCGTGACTCTCCCTGCTCTTCTACTCTCCAAGTTGACGCAATTATCAAGAGGATTCTCATTGGCACAAGTTAATCTTCAAGGTTCTATACTTTTGCAATTTCAATTCTGTTGATTTTACAATTAAcgtatgatgatgatgattgctttgttttgatttgtgatttggtgaatttttatgtatttttgcATGTATGTAGAGATTCACTATACGACATTGCAATACTGGGCAACATCTGCCACCAGCTTTGTGGTGCTCGTGTTCCTCAGTTTTGTTCTGTCGCACCGCACTCCTCTTTCGCGTAAGgattggggtttagggtttggctTGTGCTTCTTGTTCTTGCAAGCTTCACTGTGCTTTCTGGCACTTGTTTCCACCTCCTCCCAAAGTGGTGAGTTGTGTATGCCCCcttctatttttaatatttcatGAGCAACTGCTCATACTTGGGCTTCCTCATTGTTGTATAAAGAAGAGAAatattgtgatttttttctgTTTCAATTCAGTTATGGAAAATCGTCTTCTATGCAGGCTTGCAACTTGCATGCAAGCTGTCATGGGTCCTTGGTCATGGATTGGCAGCGGTGATGCTAATTCAGCATTTTCTTGGAACTTTTCCATCTTGTGCTTCCATTGGTATGTGTTGCAAAGTGAAATTTATGCTGGTGGTTTAGCCATCTGCTCTTCTAGCTGCATGGGATTTTCATTTTACTGTTAAAGTGGTCACTTTACTTTGAACATGAGTGCATCGTCTGTTTTACGAACTCTGATACATCTAGACCTTTTATAGCTATTGAAATCAAACACCATTGAATCATACAGGATCATTGCAAGTTTGACTTTTTCGTTTGGTCAATAACAGTTCATTTCACAGCCTTATCTGAAATCtgggaattttttatttatttactttttggACTGGTTGTTTATCATTAAAGTTTCCCCTCTTTTTTCCAGGGGAAGCTCTTTTGGCGACAGCTGGTATTGTTCTCTATTTTGGTGACATGCTGTTGCTTACTGTTATGAGGGTTAGTGTTTCTTTACGCGTTTATCTCATTTCTAGTAATATAAGATGGATAAGATGGATATGGATTTAGTTGGTGATTACGTTTTGAACAGCTATATGGACTACTGATGTCATCAGATTTGGTCACTGCAGAGTATGAAACTAGTCGAAGTGAGATAGGCATCATAATTCAGGTATGAGCTAACTCGTGTAACTTGTTAATGTAAGCTGGATCAGTAAGTTAGTTTTCTGTTCTGACAGGGAGTGCTGCTTGGCCTTCTGCTATATCCAATACCTTTCAAATATATTCTTCGTGTATGGGAATGGTCCACAAATACAGCTTCTGCTGAGTCAAGAAGATACAGTGAGATTAGAAGAtcggttatttttatttctctctttGTATTGGTCATGGTTGGGATTGTACCATTATGGATGCAGTTTGTGCATGAATTTCATCTGCATCCTATCGTCTGGTATGATATCGTATTCAATATGATTTCTTTTGTTAGTTGCCATTGTATATATCACTGCATCATTATATCACTACTATTCCCTGTTTTGTATGATTAATAAACTATCTCTTTTGAACATTTATTTGCAGGGTCCTATCCTTTGTTTTATCAGATCCATTCAAAAGACTATCACTGTGTATCTATTGGGTTTGTGTAATATGTCTCTCTGTGTTATATGTCTATGACATCTCTAAGAACAGTAGGGTTGAGAGAATTCTTCTGCGGAAATACTACCATCTATTGGCTGTCTTGATGTTTGTACCTGCTCTTATCTTACAGGTGATTTGGgacataatttattatttacaaaAGTCCACTGCATTATTTCCTACTTTGAGTGAAGGAGTGGCAATGCCaaatttattctaataataTATTCTTCTTACACCCACACTGTGTGACCATTACTAGGTTAGGCAGTAATATATATTccaacaaaatataaatttctAACTGTTTCATTGCTTTCAGCCAGAGTTTCTTGATCTGGGTTTTGGTGCAGCTCTGGCAGTTTTCTTGACGTTAGAAATTATTCGAGTAAGTATCCCTTGTTGCATACTCAGCACTTGTTACTTTATACTTTGAATTGGCATGTTTCTTTGATCATAGTTTCTTATAAAGTGTCCACAGAAATCTGGTTCTAAACCCAAAGTAGCATAGATTTGCACTAATGTGATGAAATTGAAATCAACCAACCATTTTGGGTGTATCTGTATTGTGGCTGAGGGTTGAGTTGGGCAGGCTGTAGGTCCTGTGAGGAATATGTGCAATAATCCATTATCCATGTATTGTTATCGATCAACCTGGAAAGAATGTAAGGGGAAATTTGGATATTTGTTCATGTTGAATTTTGGAATTTTGAAACGCTTTGATATTCACaagttttttctttttgctctTTCATTTAACTGAAGTGTTACATTGAAAATCACCACCAACAAATATGATCTAGTTTTCTAAAGCAATTCAAAGCAGGCTGATTGGTTTTACAACTTTTGTTTCTCGTTAATTGCTCTGACATTGATATTGTTTGACCCAGATATGGAGAATCTGGCCTTTGGGACAACCAATTCATCAGTTTATGAATGCATTCACTGATCACCGGGATTCTGATTTTCTAATTGTCAGGTACTTCACACTTTCTTTCTTGTTTAAATCAAACTTAAGAGCATATATTTATGATGAACATTAGTTCCATCTGGTTCCCTTTCATGATGAACTTTCTTTTCTCAGCCACTTCTCACTTTTACTTGGATGTGCACTTCCTATTTGGTTGTCTTCTGGTTACAATGATCGACCCCTTGCTCCTTTTGCGGGAATATTGAGTCTAGGAATTGGAGATACAATGgtaatatttttgtttctgaaATATATGATATTTGGCCTACATGGTTATTGATtgtgttttatgaaggataaATAAATTGTgctttatcatcatcatcatcatcatcatcatcttcatcttcttcttccataAATGCAAAAAGGTGTTGCTCAGTTACTGATAGTTTTGGCTATTTTGTACAGGCATCATTAATTGGGCACAAGTATGGTGTTCTAAGGTGGAGTAAAACTGGCAGTAAGTATTCTTTTTTCTTAATGATCTTTAA is a window from the Arachis stenosperma cultivar V10309 chromosome 3, arast.V10309.gnm1.PFL2, whole genome shotgun sequence genome containing:
- the LOC130968529 gene encoding dolichol kinase EVAN-like isoform X1, producing MSHQGESSDSKSEKKDFSTAILERKKLPNRLVVDEAVNDDNSVVAMHPQTMEKLQLFRGDTILINGKKRKDTICIALADDNCEVPKIRMNKFVRSNLRVRLGDVVSVHQCPDVKYGKRVHILPIDDTVEGVTGNLFDAYLKPYFLEAYRPVRKGDLFLVQRGMRSVEFKVIETDPGEYCVVAPDTEIFCEGEPVKREDEERLDEVGYDDVGGVRKQMAQIRELVELPLRHPQLFKSIGVKPPKGILLYGPPGSGKTLIARAVANETGAFFFCISGPEIMSKLAGGSESNLRKAFEEAEKNAPSIIFIDEIDSIAPKREKTNGEVERRIVSQLLTLMDGLKSHAHVIVIGATNHPNSIDPALRRFFDREIDIGVPDEVSPLEVLRIHTKNMKLSDEVDLERISKDTHGYVGADLAALCTEAAHTERVVKGKVLVFNFTDVGKLPHHVLNGERAVVLFFIAHILFSLPFSLLLSHGVPLSFLALAASFIEISYDAAASSSSLFRTRRGASSGILLGAVTLPALLLSKLTQLSRGFSLAQVNLQEIHYTTLQYWATSATSFVVLVFLSFVLSHRTPLSRKDWGLGFGLCFLFLQASLCFLALVSTSSQSGLQLACKLSWVLGHGLAAVMLIQHFLGTFPSCASIGEALLATAGIVLYFGDMLLLTVMRLYGLLMSSDLVTAEYETSRSEIGIIIQGVLLGLLLYPIPFKYILRVWEWSTNTASAESRRYSEIRRSVIFISLFVLVMVGIVPLWMQFVHEFHLHPIVWVLSFVLSDPFKRLSLCIYWVCVICLSVLYVYDISKNSRVERILLRKYYHLLAVLMFVPALILQPEFLDLGFGAALAVFLTLEIIRIWRIWPLGQPIHQFMNAFTDHRDSDFLIVSHFSLLLGCALPIWLSSGYNDRPLAPFAGILSLGIGDTMASLIGHKYGVLRWSKTGKKTIEGTAAGITSVLASCWLLLLLLASSGYIFTQHWFSLLLSVTVSGLLEAYTAQLDNAFIPLFFYSLLCL
- the LOC130968529 gene encoding dolichol kinase EVAN-like isoform X2 — its product is MHPQTMEKLQLFRGDTILINGKKRKDTICIALADDNCEVPKIRMNKFVRSNLRVRLGDVVSVHQCPDVKYGKRVHILPIDDTVEGVTGNLFDAYLKPYFLEAYRPVRKGDLFLVQRGMRSVEFKVIETDPGEYCVVAPDTEIFCEGEPVKREDEERLDEVGYDDVGGVRKQMAQIRELVELPLRHPQLFKSIGVKPPKGILLYGPPGSGKTLIARAVANETGAFFFCISGPEIMSKLAGGSESNLRKAFEEAEKNAPSIIFIDEIDSIAPKREKTNGEVERRIVSQLLTLMDGLKSHAHVIVIGATNHPNSIDPALRRFFDREIDIGVPDEVSPLEVLRIHTKNMKLSDEVDLERISKDTHGYVGADLAALCTEAAHTERVVKGKVLVFNFTDVGKLPHHVLNGERAVVLFFIAHILFSLPFSLLLSHGVPLSFLALAASFIEISYDAAASSSSLFRTRRGASSGILLGAVTLPALLLSKLTQLSRGFSLAQVNLQEIHYTTLQYWATSATSFVVLVFLSFVLSHRTPLSRKDWGLGFGLCFLFLQASLCFLALVSTSSQSGLQLACKLSWVLGHGLAAVMLIQHFLGTFPSCASIGEALLATAGIVLYFGDMLLLTVMRLYGLLMSSDLVTAEYETSRSEIGIIIQGVLLGLLLYPIPFKYILRVWEWSTNTASAESRRYSEIRRSVIFISLFVLVMVGIVPLWMQFVHEFHLHPIVWVLSFVLSDPFKRLSLCIYWVCVICLSVLYVYDISKNSRVERILLRKYYHLLAVLMFVPALILQPEFLDLGFGAALAVFLTLEIIRIWRIWPLGQPIHQFMNAFTDHRDSDFLIVSHFSLLLGCALPIWLSSGYNDRPLAPFAGILSLGIGDTMASLIGHKYGVLRWSKTGKKTIEGTAAGITSVLASCWLLLLLLASSGYIFTQHWFSLLLSVTVSGLLEAYTAQLDNAFIPLFFYSLLCL